The Anabaena sp. PCC 7108 region TGGGTTGCTTTTAACCCAACCTATTAAATGTAAATGTCTCACGCAAAGGCGCAGCAGCGGAGCGTTCGCGGAGCGTGCCGTAGGCTTTAGCACGAAGTGCGTTAGGCGCAAAGGTAAGAATTTTCACAATTAAAGCCAGTGAATTTCATACCTAAATTTAGCCACGCCATTTTTATTCGCTATTTTTGGTTTGAAGCAGAGAAGATATAGAATTTGACTGTAGCCATGTGAATATTTTTATCCTATTACTATCATTTGGCTTTAATGTGTACTCACCCTTTTGAATCTCTTCTATAACATTACTACTAACCCCTGACTTGTCTTTCATTAGGTCTTCAAACATAGCTAGTGGAAGTAGTACACTTTCAACTTCAACATCATCTTCACTAAATTTAATTATCTCAAATCTAAACCTATAGCCAGACCATCTGATAGTAGGTAATCTATCAACTGCATTTTGGGTATTTTCTATGATATTACTATACTGGCGGCTGGGATTTTTTTGTCCGTGCATTATCCACCAGTAAACATTGTGCCTAACAAAATGCTTTCCATTTTCGTTATCACAAACCTCTATTTCCACATCATCAACATATACAAACTGACGAGTCATTACTCTAACTTCACCTTCAGCCATTGCTTCTAATTCCTCCCAAGATTCAACTTCACCGACATCTTTATCCTTTCCATTTGTAGATTTATTTTTATCAACCATTTCTACAGAAATAGGATCATCTTCCAAAGCACCTAAACCTGATGTATTCTGCTCATTATCTGGCATTTTTTCTAAAATTATTTCTAGTTGTTCGCTACTAAAAGCCATAAGTTCTACTCCAGCTAAAGTCCGACGAGTAGAATATTGCATAAAGTCAACTAAACTTTGAGCAGGAGATATATCTATTCTTAATCCATTATATTCAGTCTCCCAATATCCGAATTTACCTGAAGATTTACGTTCTGTTTTATATTCTTTCCACTTTAAAGCACTAGCCTTTTTATTAATGTTTTTTAATGCAGTTCTAATACTTCCAGAGAATCCTTTCATTCCATAAACAGGATACAATAAATATATTGTTGGTGGTTCTTTGTCTAAAATTGGGTCAAACCCAAATATCATAACATTGAACCTGGATAACTGCTGAAGACTTTGCTGTAATGCAATTTCGGCTGGAGTTATTTTTTTAATTGGTGCTATTACTTTTGACCAGTTTAGCGGTGG contains the following coding sequences:
- a CDS encoding GIY-YIG nuclease family protein; the protein is MLLENINLSELPSVYLLEKDRLPNCAAIYFISDSQGQIIYIGRTVNLCERWKAHHRFHQLRRFNKKNRLNICWLTCNRDLETLANLENEFIRLYKPPLNWSKVIAPIKKITPAEIALQQSLQQLSRFNVMIFGFDPILDKEPPTIYLLYPVYGMKGFSGSIRTALKNINKKASALKWKEYKTERKSSGKFGYWETEYNGLRIDISPAQSLVDFMQYSTRRTLAGVELMAFSSEQLEIILEKMPDNEQNTSGLGALEDDPISVEMVDKNKSTNGKDKDVGEVESWEELEAMAEGEVRVMTRQFVYVDDVEIEVCDNENGKHFVRHNVYWWIMHGQKNPSRQYSNIIENTQNAVDRLPTIRWSGYRFRFEIIKFSEDDVEVESVLLPLAMFEDLMKDKSGVSSNVIEEIQKGEYTLKPNDSNRIKIFTWLQSNSISSLLQTKNSE